The following proteins come from a genomic window of Chryseobacterium glaciei:
- a CDS encoding Dps family protein — MKNASIIGLQEVDCKNISEKLNILLANYSVFYQNTRGSHWNIKGDQFFTLHPKFEELYNSLVLKIDAIAERILTLGATPAHNYSDYLKVATIKETKEVSDGNKSVENILNSFKVVIDLQRELLDITDKAGDEGTNSQMSDYITEQEKEVWMYNSYLGK, encoded by the coding sequence ATGAAAAATGCAAGTATTATCGGACTTCAGGAAGTCGACTGTAAAAATATTTCGGAAAAATTGAATATTCTTTTAGCCAACTATTCCGTATTTTATCAAAACACAAGAGGTTCGCATTGGAACATCAAAGGTGATCAGTTTTTCACCCTTCATCCAAAATTTGAAGAGCTATACAACAGTTTAGTATTAAAAATTGATGCAATTGCGGAAAGAATTTTGACTTTAGGTGCGACTCCGGCTCATAATTATTCTGATTATTTAAAGGTTGCGACGATTAAAGAAACAAAAGAGGTTTCAGATGGAAACAAAAGTGTAGAAAATATTTTGAATTCATTTAAAGTGGTTATCGATCTTCAGAGAGAACTTTTAGACATCACAGATAAAGCAGGAGACGAAGGTACAAACTCTCAAATGAGCGACTATATCACAGAACAGGAAAAAGAAGTTTGGATGTACAACTCTTATTTAGGGAAGTAA
- the pncB gene encoding nicotinate phosphoribosyltransferase, translating to MYDVRLNSILDNDFYKVTMQNAVVKLFPSSIVKYEFINRGKHQFPEGFDVALREAVTKMAELKLTKEEKKFLARTCPYLDLPYLDFLEGYHYDPSEVKIHQDGTDLSVTVEGLWYRTILWEVPLLALISELHYEMNHMERDSNEVVMSKTVEKAESLTKLGVNFAEFGTRRRHSYKVQNLVMEALNQKKDSTFIGSSNVHFAMKYNVKPIGTHAHEWFMFHGAEYGFKMANELALEHWVDVYRGDLGVALSDTYTTDVFFRQFDKKFAKLFDGVRHDSGDALEFADKTIAHYEKNGINPLFKYIIFSDALNLEKVEEITKYCKGKIGVSFGIGTNLTNDVGLKPMNIVMKLIGVQAPNKEWIPTVKLSDEHGKYTGDPKMIELAKEFLRIKD from the coding sequence ATGTACGACGTCCGACTAAACTCAATTCTAGATAACGATTTCTATAAAGTAACCATGCAAAATGCGGTGGTGAAATTATTCCCAAGCTCTATTGTAAAATACGAATTCATCAACAGAGGAAAACACCAATTTCCAGAAGGTTTTGACGTTGCTTTAAGAGAAGCAGTGACAAAAATGGCAGAATTAAAATTAACCAAAGAAGAGAAAAAGTTTTTGGCAAGAACGTGCCCATATTTAGACCTTCCCTATTTAGATTTCCTTGAAGGTTATCATTACGATCCTTCTGAAGTTAAAATTCATCAGGATGGAACCGATCTTAGCGTTACTGTTGAAGGACTTTGGTATAGAACAATCCTTTGGGAAGTACCTTTATTAGCTTTAATCAGCGAACTTCATTACGAAATGAATCACATGGAAAGAGATTCTAACGAAGTTGTGATGAGTAAAACTGTTGAAAAAGCAGAATCCCTTACAAAACTCGGCGTTAATTTCGCAGAATTTGGAACCAGGAGAAGACATTCTTACAAAGTACAGAATCTGGTGATGGAAGCTTTAAATCAAAAGAAGGATTCTACATTTATAGGAAGCTCAAACGTTCATTTCGCCATGAAATATAATGTAAAACCAATCGGAACTCATGCTCACGAATGGTTTATGTTCCACGGAGCAGAATATGGCTTCAAAATGGCCAACGAATTAGCCCTTGAACATTGGGTTGATGTTTACAGAGGTGATCTAGGAGTTGCGCTTTCTGATACTTACACGACAGATGTTTTCTTCCGCCAATTTGACAAAAAATTCGCAAAATTGTTCGATGGAGTTCGTCATGACAGCGGAGATGCATTAGAATTTGCAGACAAAACAATTGCTCACTATGAGAAAAACGGAATCAATCCTTTATTTAAATATATCATTTTTTCCGATGCTTTAAATCTTGAAAAAGTAGAAGAAATAACCAAATACTGTAAAGGTAAAATCGGAGTTTCTTTCGGGATCGGAACCAACCTTACTAATGATGTAGGTTTAAAACCAATGAATATTGTGATGAAATTAATTGGAGTTCAAGCGCCCAATAAAGAATGGATTCCTACCGTAAAACTTTCCGACGAACATGGAAAATACACCGGAGATCCGAAAATGATAGAATTAGCCAAAGAGTTTTTAAGAATTAAAGACTAA
- a CDS encoding YciI family protein: MRLKIYLSLSLFAAALSFAQEKKTEKPKFNQELATSLGADKYGMKAYTIVMLTTGSVKIEDKAKMAELMKGHMTNIGKLADEGKIIVAGPFLEKNKENFRGMFIFNTKSKEEAEQWVKTDPAVQAGVFSYEIFPWYGSAALPTYLEHHKEISKENP, from the coding sequence ATGCGACTAAAAATTTATTTATCCCTCTCTCTTTTCGCGGCAGCTTTATCTTTCGCCCAAGAAAAGAAAACAGAAAAACCAAAATTCAATCAGGAATTAGCAACATCTCTTGGCGCAGACAAATACGGAATGAAAGCTTACACAATTGTAATGTTGACAACCGGTTCTGTAAAAATTGAAGACAAAGCTAAAATGGCAGAATTAATGAAAGGGCACATGACCAACATCGGCAAACTGGCAGACGAAGGAAAAATTATCGTTGCCGGCCCTTTTCTCGAAAAGAATAAAGAAAACTTTCGCGGAATGTTTATTTTCAATACAAAATCCAAAGAAGAAGCCGAGCAATGGGTAAAAACAGATCCTGCCGTGCAGGCAGGAGTTTTCAGTTATGAAATTTTCCCTTGGTATGGATCGGCAGCGCTGCCAACATATTTGGAACATCATAAAGAGATTTCGAAAGAAAATCCTTAG
- a CDS encoding bacteriocin-like protein, with product MKNLKNLSRKELKNVLGGAALACQGENPGGGCSPGYIFCSNPLCCYPPNRPYVCLD from the coding sequence ATGAAAAATTTAAAAAATTTAAGCAGAAAAGAATTAAAGAATGTTTTAGGAGGAGCTGCATTGGCGTGCCAAGGTGAAAATCCTGGCGGGGGATGTTCTCCGGGTTATATCTTTTGTAGCAACCCTCTTTGTTGCTACCCTCCTAATAGACCCTATGTTTGTCTTGACTAA
- a CDS encoding DUF5995 family protein, translating into MKTIEEVLKKLDEIIIWSKENQSPVGYFACTYRIMTAQVLKGIQQKKFEDNPRMTLLDLAFAQRYLEAWDNYCKGKKCTQSWYIAFEAAKNKNLLILQHIFLGMNAHINLDLGISASSVMPYRKINPLKKDFENINNVIASINQKVQDSLNKICYPVELIDKISNGRDNVILDFAISKARDTSWATAVIASNTPQFLRESVINIVDYAATKVASQIINPKLLTPALTKELKKCEGSDIVKNIEILSSTKNI; encoded by the coding sequence ATGAAAACCATAGAAGAAGTCCTAAAGAAACTAGATGAAATCATCATCTGGAGCAAGGAAAACCAAAGCCCGGTAGGATATTTTGCATGCACGTACAGAATTATGACCGCGCAGGTTTTAAAAGGAATCCAACAGAAAAAATTTGAAGACAATCCAAGAATGACTCTTCTGGATTTGGCTTTTGCACAACGATATCTTGAAGCCTGGGACAATTACTGCAAAGGAAAAAAGTGCACTCAATCTTGGTATATTGCTTTTGAAGCGGCAAAAAATAAAAATCTTTTAATTTTACAGCATATTTTTCTGGGAATGAATGCTCATATTAATCTGGATTTGGGAATTTCAGCTTCTTCGGTAATGCCTTACAGAAAAATAAATCCACTTAAAAAAGATTTTGAAAATATTAATAATGTGATCGCATCCATCAATCAAAAAGTTCAGGATTCATTAAATAAAATCTGCTATCCGGTTGAATTGATTGATAAAATTTCAAACGGAAGAGATAATGTTATTTTAGATTTTGCCATTTCCAAAGCGAGAGATACTTCTTGGGCAACGGCAGTTATTGCTTCAAACACACCGCAATTCTTGAGAGAATCTGTTATTAACATTGTAGATTACGCCGCAACAAAAGTGGCTTCACAAATTATAAATCCAAAACTTCTTACTCCCGCATTAACCAAAGAACTTAAAAAATGTGAGGGCAGCGATATTGTGAAAAATATTGAGATTTTATCTTCAACAAAAAATATTTAA
- the rmuC gene encoding DNA recombination protein RmuC — protein sequence MEMTYLIIGFIAGGILGAVILYFALKSSMVSRSSYDELNNLQIKNNSDLENSNLKIQELSQNINKEKELNQQQTDLLNDLKNEFAKISAEHSSLNSQFLEQKQFNTKQTSQIENLLTEKQNIFAKNSELSAINESMQKSLETQKGEITKIQEESKLQFENLANKILQEKSEKFTEQNQLNLKNILNPLQEKINNFEKKVEDTHKESIDYHAALRQQILGLKDLNIQMSKETLNLTKALKGDSKIQGNWGELVLERVLEKSGLEKGREYEVQKSHVTTEGNRVLPDVIINLPDGKKMIIDSKVSLIAYERYINEENDDERPQFLREHVASLKRHIDQLSNKNYHNLYEMASPDFVLLFIPIEPAFATALNEDNLLYNKAFEKNIVIVTPSTLLATLRTIDSMWTNQKQQENAIEIARQAGALYDKFEGFVTNLLKVGKKMEEAKSEYEGAMNKLVDGRGNLVTSAQKLKIMGAKATKSLPENLIIRAKSNEENILLDEPNLPSSLIDNSNNLLES from the coding sequence ATGGAGATGACCTATTTAATTATTGGATTTATTGCCGGGGGAATTCTTGGTGCGGTAATTTTATATTTTGCGTTGAAATCATCGATGGTTTCGCGAAGTTCTTATGATGAACTCAACAATTTACAGATCAAAAATAATTCGGATCTGGAAAATTCTAATCTTAAAATTCAGGAATTAAGCCAGAATATTAATAAAGAAAAAGAACTGAATCAACAGCAGACAGACCTATTAAATGATCTTAAAAATGAGTTTGCAAAAATATCAGCCGAACATTCATCTTTGAATTCTCAGTTTCTTGAGCAAAAGCAGTTTAATACAAAACAAACTTCTCAAATTGAAAATCTTCTAACAGAAAAACAGAATATTTTTGCTAAAAACTCTGAGCTTTCTGCCATCAATGAAAGTATGCAAAAGTCTCTTGAAACCCAAAAAGGAGAAATTACTAAAATTCAGGAAGAATCTAAATTGCAGTTTGAAAACTTAGCAAATAAAATTTTACAGGAAAAATCAGAAAAATTCACTGAGCAAAACCAACTCAATCTTAAAAACATATTAAATCCGCTACAAGAAAAAATTAATAATTTTGAAAAAAAGGTAGAAGACACTCACAAGGAAAGTATTGATTACCACGCTGCTCTTCGTCAACAAATCCTCGGACTAAAAGACTTAAACATCCAAATGAGTAAAGAAACCTTAAACCTTACGAAAGCTTTGAAAGGAGATAGTAAGATCCAAGGAAATTGGGGTGAATTAGTATTAGAAAGAGTTTTAGAAAAATCAGGACTTGAAAAAGGTAGAGAGTATGAGGTTCAAAAAAGTCACGTAACCACCGAAGGAAACCGAGTATTACCAGATGTTATCATTAATCTTCCAGATGGAAAGAAAATGATAATTGACTCAAAAGTATCCTTAATTGCTTATGAACGATATATTAATGAAGAAAATGATGATGAAAGACCTCAATTTTTAAGGGAACATGTTGCTTCATTAAAAAGACATATTGATCAACTTAGTAATAAGAATTATCACAACCTTTATGAGATGGCAAGTCCAGATTTTGTTTTATTGTTTATTCCAATAGAACCCGCTTTCGCCACTGCTCTTAATGAAGATAATTTACTGTACAATAAAGCATTTGAAAAAAACATTGTAATTGTTACACCATCCACTCTACTAGCTACTCTTAGAACAATTGATAGCATGTGGACTAATCAAAAGCAACAAGAGAATGCTATAGAAATCGCTCGCCAAGCTGGTGCTTTATATGATAAATTTGAAGGTTTTGTCACTAATTTATTAAAGGTTGGAAAAAAGATGGAAGAAGCAAAATCTGAATATGAGGGAGCAATGAATAAACTAGTTGATGGAAGAGGGAATTTGGTAACTAGTGCTCAAAAGTTAAAGATTATGGGTGCTAAAGCAACAAAATCACTCCCTGAAAACTTAATTATAAGAGCTAAATCTAATGAAGAAAACATTCTGTTAGACGAGCCAAATCTTCCCTCAAGTTTAATTGATAATTCTAATAACCTTCTAGAGTCATAA
- a CDS encoding TrmH family RNA methyltransferase has translation MIESFQNEKIKNITKLLTDNRFRKKSGVFVVEGQQENERAQKYDFEAVEFFICETIFKGKIPEGKIHFVNDKVYEKIAYRGSSEGIIGVYKAKEKHLNTFKPKENSTVIIVEGVEKPGNLGAILRSCEAFGVDALIVADGKTDFYNPNVIRSSVGCLFGMEVFQAENEETLEFLQKNQFNIYTTIMDESSEDLYKRDFKKKSAVLFGTEHSGLSDFWTGKGKNTLIPMTGSIDSLNLSNAVAITCYEALKQKKG, from the coding sequence ATGATTGAAAGTTTTCAAAACGAAAAAATAAAAAATATCACAAAACTCCTTACAGATAACCGATTTAGAAAAAAATCAGGTGTATTTGTAGTGGAGGGACAACAGGAAAACGAAAGAGCTCAGAAATATGATTTTGAAGCAGTAGAGTTTTTCATTTGTGAAACTATTTTTAAAGGTAAAATTCCGGAAGGAAAAATACATTTCGTTAATGATAAAGTGTATGAAAAAATAGCATACAGAGGTAGCTCTGAAGGAATTATCGGAGTTTATAAAGCTAAAGAGAAACATTTAAATACATTTAAACCTAAAGAGAATTCAACCGTAATTATTGTTGAAGGTGTTGAAAAACCGGGAAATTTGGGTGCAATTTTGAGAAGCTGTGAAGCTTTTGGTGTTGATGCTTTAATTGTTGCAGATGGTAAAACAGATTTTTATAATCCTAATGTTATAAGATCTAGTGTCGGATGTCTTTTTGGAATGGAGGTATTTCAGGCTGAAAATGAGGAAACATTAGAATTCCTCCAAAAGAATCAGTTCAATATCTATACAACGATTATGGATGAGAGTTCTGAAGATCTTTACAAAAGAGATTTTAAGAAAAAATCTGCCGTCTTATTTGGAACAGAACATTCAGGATTAAGTGATTTCTGGACAGGAAAAGGAAAGAACACCCTAATTCCAATGACAGGGAGCATTGATTCTTTAAATTTAAGCAACGCCGTTGCCATTACATGCTACGAAGCATTGAAACAAAAGAAAGGATAA
- a CDS encoding 5-formyltetrahydrofolate cyclo-ligase — translation MLKAELRKKYMQKRKALSTDEAFLLSEKIFENFIEYFKPVSDQNVHVFIPIQKFKEIDTQIFIDYFLSRNIRVFVPKIVDAKLISVEIFKDTQFEINNWDISEPVSNVDSEVLDFNYVITPLLYCDKKGNRVGYGKGFYDEFFENISSETKKIGVNYFNPDEFIDDVWKNDIPLDYLVTPTDVLSFFNGEE, via the coding sequence ATGCTAAAAGCTGAGCTTAGAAAAAAATATATGCAAAAAAGAAAAGCCTTGTCAACTGATGAGGCTTTCTTGTTATCTGAAAAAATTTTTGAAAATTTCATTGAATATTTTAAGCCAGTTTCGGATCAAAACGTTCATGTTTTTATTCCAATTCAGAAGTTTAAAGAAATTGATACTCAAATATTCATTGATTATTTTTTAAGCCGAAATATCAGAGTTTTTGTTCCTAAAATTGTGGATGCAAAATTAATTTCTGTTGAAATTTTCAAGGATACCCAGTTTGAAATTAATAATTGGGATATTTCAGAGCCTGTTTCTAATGTAGATTCCGAAGTTTTAGATTTTAATTATGTCATTACTCCTTTGCTTTATTGTGATAAAAAAGGAAATAGAGTAGGTTACGGAAAAGGTTTTTATGACGAATTCTTTGAAAATATTTCTTCTGAGACAAAAAAAATCGGAGTTAATTACTTTAACCCCGATGAATTTATTGATGATGTCTGGAAAAACGATATTCCTCTAGACTATTTGGTTACTCCGACCGATGTGCTGTCTTTCTTTAATGGAGAAGAGTAG
- a CDS encoding rhodanese-related sulfurtransferase yields the protein MQLYNTLSAEERAQLIDEAGKERLTLSFYAYAKIEDPKKFRNELFIAWNALDALGRIYVAHEGINAQMSVPADQFKAFRDTLEFYDFMKGIRLNVAVEQDDHSFLKLTIKVRHKIVADGLNDETFDVTNKGIHLKAQEFNNLLEDPNTIVVDFRNHYESEVGHFEGAITPDVENFRESLPIINEQLQDFKEDKNLLMYCTGGIRCEKASAYFKHQGFKNVFQLEGGIIEYTRQIKEENIESKFIGKNFVFDHRLGERITDDIISQCHQCGKPCDNHTNCANDACHLLFIQCDECKATMENTCSTECLEIIHLPREEQVALRKGLQVGNKVFRKGKSEALKFKNSGDLSTQTLAKATTVETTDIRQKIKVKKVLIGKGEHYYSKSKIAQFLIENKELSIGDKVLISGPTTGEKEITITEIFANGGPCEMAKVGDQITFELPFKVRLSDKLYKIIEPSEKA from the coding sequence ATGCAACTGTATAACACCTTAAGCGCAGAAGAAAGAGCTCAACTTATTGATGAAGCTGGTAAGGAACGTCTTACATTGTCTTTCTATGCGTATGCCAAAATTGAAGATCCCAAAAAATTTCGTAACGAATTATTTATAGCCTGGAACGCACTTGATGCACTTGGACGTATTTATGTTGCTCATGAAGGAATTAATGCTCAGATGAGTGTTCCTGCGGATCAGTTTAAAGCATTTCGTGACACATTGGAATTCTATGATTTCATGAAAGGAATCCGTTTGAATGTAGCAGTTGAGCAAGACGATCATTCTTTCTTAAAGTTGACGATAAAAGTTAGACATAAAATTGTTGCTGATGGTTTAAATGATGAAACTTTTGACGTTACCAACAAAGGGATTCACCTAAAAGCGCAGGAATTTAATAATTTACTCGAAGATCCAAATACGATTGTAGTTGATTTTAGAAATCATTACGAAAGTGAAGTAGGACATTTTGAAGGAGCAATTACTCCTGATGTAGAAAATTTTAGAGAAAGTTTACCGATTATTAACGAGCAATTACAGGATTTTAAAGAAGATAAAAACCTGTTGATGTATTGTACAGGTGGAATTCGTTGTGAAAAAGCGAGTGCTTACTTCAAACATCAAGGTTTTAAAAATGTTTTCCAATTAGAAGGCGGAATTATTGAATATACTCGCCAGATCAAAGAAGAGAACATCGAAAGTAAATTCATTGGGAAGAATTTTGTTTTTGATCACCGATTAGGAGAAAGAATTACAGACGATATTATTTCGCAATGTCACCAATGCGGTAAGCCTTGCGACAACCATACGAATTGTGCTAATGATGCCTGTCATTTATTGTTTATTCAATGTGATGAATGTAAAGCAACAATGGAAAATACATGTTCCACAGAATGTCTGGAAATCATACATTTGCCTAGAGAAGAGCAGGTTGCTTTAAGAAAAGGATTACAGGTTGGAAATAAAGTGTTCAGAAAAGGAAAATCTGAGGCTTTAAAGTTTAAAAACTCCGGAGATTTGTCCACTCAAACTTTAGCAAAAGCTACAACTGTTGAAACCACAGATATTCGTCAGAAAATTAAGGTTAAAAAAGTATTGATTGGAAAGGGAGAGCATTATTACTCAAAATCAAAAATTGCTCAGTTTTTAATTGAGAATAAAGAACTTTCAATTGGTGATAAAGTATTAATTTCAGGGCCAACAACTGGTGAGAAAGAAATTACAATTACTGAAATTTTCGCCAATGGAGGTCCTTGTGAAATGGCGAAAGTTGGAGATCAAATCACTTTTGAACTTCCATTTAAAGTTCGTTTATCAGACAAATTATATAAAATTATAGAACCTTCTGAAAAAGCTTAA
- a CDS encoding trypsin-like peptidase domain-containing protein, whose amino-acid sequence MKSTLKKLLPFAVVGVISGATTVGTIQYFGHNSNNEDQGYFKSASNVSFAGMNTGAVGDDFVKAAKTTVPAVVTIKNYQSRTSSNRASEQDLFDFFFGDPFGGKGGGQPRQKQQQQVPDNMPSGMGSGVIISPDGYIISNNHVVAGANKLEVVLSNKKSYIATLIGTDPNTDISLLKIEEKGLPYLNFANSDNIEVGQWALAVGNPLGLNSTVTAGIISAKGRGIGILGGQGKAANPIESFIQTDAAINPGNSGGALVNTNGELIGINSAIQSTTGYYQGYGFAVPANLARKIVEDIKKFGIVQRGFLGVQSLDLSDDMQVQAYNKQKKTNIKSGSGVYVTGFGDSSGAEDAGLKIGDVITKIDNSDVTDFADLSIAIGSKRPGDKVQVAYLRNGKENMTTVTLKDQKGGTSTRTKADLSIGEKIGADFEPLSERFKTDYGLTSGVVAKNVSEGSEMAKIGIVDNYIVVEINGKPVNSQKDVEKVLDKYQGNVQVKFVDEYGRIYTKGFKMP is encoded by the coding sequence ATGAAGAGTACTTTAAAAAAACTATTACCATTTGCCGTAGTAGGAGTTATCTCAGGAGCTACTACCGTTGGCACAATACAATATTTCGGTCACAATTCTAATAATGAAGACCAGGGTTATTTTAAATCCGCCTCAAATGTTTCATTTGCCGGCATGAATACTGGAGCTGTGGGTGACGATTTCGTAAAGGCTGCAAAAACTACGGTTCCGGCTGTGGTTACTATTAAAAATTATCAAAGCAGAACTTCGTCAAACAGAGCATCTGAACAGGATCTATTTGATTTCTTTTTCGGTGATCCGTTTGGAGGAAAAGGAGGCGGACAGCCAAGACAAAAACAGCAGCAACAGGTTCCTGACAATATGCCTTCAGGAATGGGTTCAGGGGTAATTATTTCGCCGGACGGTTATATTATTTCTAACAACCACGTTGTGGCAGGTGCAAATAAATTAGAAGTTGTATTAAGCAACAAAAAATCTTATATCGCAACATTAATAGGAACAGATCCGAATACAGATATTTCATTATTAAAAATTGAAGAAAAGGGATTACCTTATTTAAATTTTGCTAATTCTGATAATATTGAAGTTGGACAATGGGCTCTTGCTGTAGGTAACCCACTTGGATTGAACTCAACCGTTACTGCAGGTATTATCTCTGCAAAAGGAAGAGGAATCGGAATTTTAGGAGGTCAAGGTAAAGCGGCTAACCCAATTGAAAGTTTTATTCAAACGGATGCAGCCATTAACCCAGGAAACTCAGGAGGAGCTTTGGTTAATACTAATGGAGAACTTATTGGTATCAACTCAGCAATCCAATCTACGACAGGTTATTATCAGGGATACGGATTTGCTGTTCCGGCTAATTTGGCAAGAAAAATTGTTGAAGACATCAAGAAATTCGGAATCGTACAAAGAGGATTCCTTGGAGTACAGTCTCTAGATCTTTCTGATGACATGCAGGTTCAGGCTTATAACAAGCAGAAAAAGACTAACATCAAGTCTGGTTCAGGTGTTTATGTTACAGGATTCGGAGACAGCAGTGGCGCAGAAGATGCAGGTCTGAAAATTGGTGATGTTATTACCAAGATTGATAACTCTGATGTTACAGATTTCGCTGATTTATCTATCGCCATCGGTAGCAAACGTCCTGGTGATAAAGTACAGGTTGCTTACCTAAGAAACGGTAAAGAAAACATGACAACCGTAACCTTGAAGGATCAAAAAGGCGGAACTTCTACAAGAACAAAGGCTGATTTAAGTATTGGAGAAAAAATCGGAGCAGATTTTGAACCATTAAGCGAAAGATTTAAAACAGATTATGGATTGACGAGCGGCGTTGTTGCTAAAAACGTATCAGAAGGCAGCGAAATGGCCAAGATCGGAATCGTAGATAATTACATCGTAGTAGAAATCAACGGCAAGCCTGTAAACTCTCAAAAAGACGTTGAAAAAGTATTAGATAAATACCAAGGAAACGTACAGGTGAAATTTGTAGATGAATACGGAAGAATTTACACGAAAGGTTTCAAAATGCCTTAA
- a CDS encoding RidA family protein: MKKVINTVNAPAAIGPYSQANLANGVLYISGQIPVDPATGKLVEGIEKETHQVMKNLEAILTEAGMTFKNVVKASIFLKSMDDFAVMNDIYASYLDAESFPARETVQVSCLPKNVDIEISMIAHQD; this comes from the coding sequence ATGAAAAAAGTAATCAACACAGTGAATGCACCTGCAGCTATCGGACCATACTCTCAAGCAAATCTTGCAAACGGAGTACTGTATATTTCCGGTCAGATCCCTGTAGATCCTGCAACTGGTAAATTGGTAGAAGGAATTGAAAAAGAAACGCACCAGGTAATGAAAAATCTTGAAGCAATTCTTACTGAAGCTGGAATGACGTTCAAAAACGTTGTAAAAGCAAGTATTTTTCTTAAAAGTATGGATGATTTCGCTGTGATGAATGATATTTATGCATCTTATTTAGATGCAGAGAGCTTTCCGGCTCGTGAAACTGTGCAGGTTTCTTGCCTGCCTAAAAATGTTGACATTGAAATTTCTATGATCGCACACCAGGATTAA